In methanogenic archaeon ISO4-H5, the following are encoded in one genomic region:
- a CDS encoding 2-methylcitrate synthase/citrate synthase II PrpC/CitZ has protein sequence MADHDQYYIDKAKICEENGQIPAELYTEYDVKKGLRDKNGKGVITGITRISRLDGYKTVDGQRVPMEGVLAYRGYAIEDLVGKHTPRCGFEESSYLLLFGELPDCADLPQYOQALRSNMELPNNFVKNVILRQNCKDIMNTMARSVLEMAAYDEDPTDVSTPHVLKQCMKLIATLPLFAVYGYHAYSHYDCNRSLIIHRPDPTLSMAENILMMLRPDGKYTATEAEALDNALIIHMEHGGGNNSAFTTRVITSAGSDTYSVIAGALLSLKGPKHGGANIKVVQMMDDIKANVIDPTDDGELSNYLSKILNKEAFDRQGLIYGMGHAVYSISDPRAQQLKQFVYKMAKEKGCDAELDLYERVARLAPDVIATKRKSPIKVCVNVDYYSGFLYRMLGIPEELYTPLFAIARASGWSAHRIEELVSSGKIIRPAYVSIAKEREYVPLEKR, from the coding sequence ATGGCCGATCATGACCAATACTACATCGATAAGGCGAAAATCTGTGAGGAGAACGGGCAGATCCCCGCCGAACTCTACACCGAGTACGACGTGAAGAAGGGGCTGCGCGACAAGAACGGCAAGGGAGTCATCACCGGGATTACCAGGATCTCCAGGCTCGACGGCTACAAGACCGTCGACGGACAGAGGGTCCCCATGGAGGGAGTCCTCGCCTATCGCGGATACGCCATCGAGGACCTGGTCGGGAAGCACACCCCCAGGTGCGGTTTCGAAGAGTCCTCCTATCTCCTCCTGTTCGGAGAGCTCCCCGACTGCGCCGACCTGCCCCAGTACTAGCAGGCCCTGCGCTCCAACATGGAGCTTCCCAACAACTTCGTGAAGAACGTCATCCTCAGGCAGAACTGCAAGGACATCATGAACACCATGGCCCGCAGCGTCCTCGAGATGGCCGCCTACGACGAGGACCCCACGGATGTCTCCACCCCTCACGTCCTCAAGCAGTGCATGAAGCTCATCGCCACGCTCCCGCTCTTCGCGGTATACGGTTACCACGCCTACAGCCACTACGACTGCAACAGGAGCCTCATCATCCACAGGCCCGACCCCACCCTCTCCATGGCGGAGAACATCCTCATGATGCTCCGTCCCGACGGGAAGTACACCGCCACCGAGGCCGAGGCCCTCGACAACGCCCTCATCATCCACATGGAGCACGGAGGAGGCAACAACTCTGCCTTCACCACCCGCGTCATCACCTCCGCCGGTTCAGACACCTACTCCGTCATCGCCGGCGCACTGCTCTCGCTGAAGGGCCCCAAGCACGGAGGCGCGAACATCAAGGTGGTGCAGATGATGGACGACATCAAGGCCAACGTCATCGACCCCACCGACGACGGGGAGCTCAGCAACTACCTCTCCAAGATCCTCAACAAGGAGGCCTTCGACCGCCAGGGACTCATCTACGGAATGGGCCACGCGGTCTACTCCATCTCCGACCCCAGGGCCCAGCAGCTCAAGCAGTTCGTCTACAAGATGGCCAAGGAGAAGGGATGCGACGCGGAGCTCGACCTCTACGAGAGGGTCGCCAGGCTCGCTCCCGACGTGATCGCCACCAAGAGGAAGTCTCCCATCAAGGTCTGCGTCAACGTGGATTACTACAGCGGATTCCTCTACAGGATGCTCGGCATCCCCGAGGAGCTCTACACCCCGCTCTTCGCCATCGCGAGGGCGAGCGGATGGAGCGCCCACAGGATCGAGGAACTGGTCAGCTCCGGCAAGATCATCCGTCCCGCCTACGTGAGCATCGCCAAGGAGAGGGAATACGTCCCTCTCGAGAAGCGTTGA
- a CDS encoding carbamoyl-phosphate synthase large subunit CarB1: MRKDYKKLMVIGSGPIVIGQAAEFDFSGSQACRSLREEGYKTVLVNSNPATIQTDPDTADKVYIEPMTADIVAKIIEREGVDGIISGMGGQTALNICSELAEKGYLEKLGAVLVGTQPEAIEKSEDRELFKEAMEAIGEPCPKSMPANSLEEAFKAVEYIGKYPVLVRPAFTLGGTGGGIAYDENELREICARGLAYSRIHQVLIEESILGWKEFEYEVMRDGKDNCIIVCNMENLDAMGIHTGESIVCAPCLTLSDREHQMFRTASLKIIRALGIEGGCNVQFALNPVTKEYRVIEVNPRVSRSSALASKATGYPIARVATKIAVGYSLDEIPNKITGNTYAAFEPTLDYVVVKIPRWPFDKFRTVDRHLGTQMKSTGEMMSIGRSFEEALLKGLRSLEIGVDGLDPVEMTEAEIHEEFKHATDRRIFAIGQALRMGWTPEDIAKETQWDVFFVRKLRNIVEMEKRLRLEKLTDELLKEAKCMGFGDETISRLTNTNQWEILDRREKAGIVPRYKMVDTCAAEFAAETPYFYSTYKGVSSEATYPKKKKRVVIIGGGPIRIGQGIEFDYCCVHGVMALQEEGCEAIMINNNPETVSTDYDISDRLYFEPLDLEDVLNVIKAEDADGVICQYGGQTSVNLAIDLEKGLKGTKTQILGTTPDQMDVAEDRRRFTDLMRQLGIKQPPSGTAYSYEEARSIAAEIEYPVLVRPSYVLGGRGMEIVYSEEELKTYMETAVKVSRNHPVLIDKYLTNAIEIDVDSICDGEDVYIGGIMEHVEYAGCHSGDATMVLPPFSLPQKTIDEIVDLNTRLALALKTIGLMNLQLAYKDGEIWMIEANPRASRTVPFISKATGIPLAKIGVKVMLGKKLKEFGLKGYRAIDHFAVKESVFPFLKLPGVDSILTPEMKSTGEVMGIDADFDTACYKAFEAAGSQLPLEGGVYFTVNDQDKEEACKIAKALRDMGFNIYATKGTATYFKEHGVGCMAVFKHDEQLKPNATSLMRDRAINLVINTPTNHSGAVRDGHRMRRLAVELEIPYVTTINGARIAAGAIRVAKEHEIGVKSMQDFHGLV; the protein is encoded by the coding sequence GTGAGAAAGGATTACAAGAAGCTCATGGTCATCGGTTCCGGCCCGATTGTGATCGGACAGGCAGCCGAATTCGATTTCTCCGGTTCGCAGGCATGCAGATCGCTTCGTGAAGAAGGTTACAAGACCGTCCTGGTGAACTCCAATCCCGCCACCATCCAGACCGACCCTGACACTGCGGACAAGGTTTACATCGAACCCATGACCGCCGACATCGTCGCCAAGATCATCGAGAGGGAAGGCGTGGACGGCATCATCTCCGGAATGGGAGGTCAGACCGCACTCAACATCTGCTCTGAACTCGCAGAGAAAGGATACCTCGAGAAACTCGGTGCAGTTCTGGTCGGTACTCAGCCCGAAGCCATCGAGAAATCCGAGGACAGGGAGCTGTTCAAAGAGGCCATGGAGGCCATCGGCGAACCCTGCCCCAAGTCAATGCCCGCCAACTCCCTCGAGGAGGCTTTCAAGGCCGTGGAATACATCGGGAAATATCCCGTACTCGTAAGACCCGCCTTCACCCTCGGTGGTACCGGAGGAGGTATCGCCTACGATGAGAATGAACTCCGCGAGATATGTGCCAGAGGTCTCGCATACAGCCGTATCCACCAGGTCTTGATCGAGGAGTCCATCCTCGGATGGAAGGAATTCGAATACGAAGTTATGAGGGACGGCAAGGACAACTGCATCATCGTCTGCAACATGGAGAATCTTGATGCAATGGGAATCCATACCGGAGAATCCATCGTGTGTGCACCCTGCCTCACATTATCCGACAGGGAGCATCAGATGTTCAGGACCGCTTCTCTGAAGATCATCCGCGCCCTCGGAATAGAGGGAGGATGCAACGTACAGTTCGCATTGAACCCTGTCACCAAGGAGTACCGCGTCATCGAGGTCAACCCCCGTGTCTCCAGGTCCTCCGCATTGGCCTCCAAGGCCACCGGATACCCCATCGCGAGGGTGGCCACCAAGATCGCCGTGGGATACTCCCTCGACGAGATCCCCAACAAGATTACCGGCAACACCTATGCTGCCTTCGAACCCACCTTGGATTATGTCGTCGTCAAAATACCCAGATGGCCATTTGACAAGTTCAGAACAGTCGACAGACACCTCGGAACCCAAATGAAATCCACCGGAGAGATGATGTCCATAGGCAGGTCGTTCGAAGAGGCCCTCCTCAAAGGACTCAGGTCCCTGGAAATCGGTGTGGACGGACTCGACCCCGTCGAGATGACGGAAGCCGAAATCCATGAGGAATTCAAGCACGCCACCGACAGGCGTATCTTCGCCATCGGACAGGCCCTCAGGATGGGCTGGACCCCCGAGGACATCGCCAAGGAGACCCAGTGGGACGTCTTCTTCGTCAGGAAACTCAGGAACATTGTCGAGATGGAGAAGAGGCTCAGACTCGAGAAGCTCACCGACGAGCTCCTCAAGGAAGCCAAATGCATGGGATTCGGCGACGAGACCATCTCCAGGCTCACCAACACCAACCAGTGGGAGATCCTCGACAGAAGGGAGAAAGCGGGAATCGTCCCCCGCTACAAGATGGTCGACACCTGCGCCGCCGAGTTCGCGGCCGAGACCCCTTATTTCTATTCGACATACAAGGGTGTGTCCTCCGAAGCTACCTACCCCAAGAAGAAGAAACGCGTGGTCATCATCGGAGGCGGACCCATCAGGATCGGACAGGGAATCGAGTTCGATTACTGCTGCGTCCACGGAGTCATGGCTCTCCAGGAGGAGGGCTGCGAAGCCATCATGATCAACAATAACCCGGAGACAGTGTCCACCGACTACGACATCTCCGACAGACTGTACTTCGAGCCCCTCGATTTGGAAGACGTATTGAACGTAATCAAAGCGGAAGATGCCGACGGGGTCATCTGCCAATACGGCGGACAGACCTCGGTCAACCTGGCGATAGACCTCGAAAAAGGTCTCAAAGGAACGAAGACCCAGATACTCGGAACCACTCCCGATCAGATGGATGTCGCAGAGGACAGAAGAAGGTTCACCGACCTCATGAGGCAGCTCGGAATCAAGCAGCCCCCGTCCGGTACCGCATACTCCTACGAGGAAGCCCGTTCCATCGCAGCGGAGATCGAATACCCAGTACTTGTCAGGCCCTCCTACGTCCTCGGAGGAAGAGGAATGGAAATCGTCTATTCCGAAGAGGAACTCAAGACCTACATGGAGACCGCCGTGAAAGTCTCCCGGAACCACCCTGTCCTGATTGACAAATATCTCACCAATGCAATCGAGATCGATGTCGATTCGATTTGCGACGGAGAAGATGTATACATCGGCGGAATCATGGAACATGTGGAGTACGCAGGATGCCACTCCGGGGACGCCACCATGGTTCTCCCGCCCTTCTCGCTCCCTCAGAAAACGATTGATGAAATCGTCGACCTCAACACACGTCTGGCACTAGCGCTCAAGACCATCGGACTGATGAACCTGCAGCTCGCCTACAAGGACGGAGAGATCTGGATGATCGAGGCCAACCCCAGGGCATCGAGGACCGTCCCCTTCATCTCCAAGGCCACCGGCATCCCCCTCGCCAAGATCGGCGTCAAGGTCATGCTCGGCAAGAAGCTGAAGGAGTTCGGACTCAAGGGATACAGGGCCATCGACCACTTCGCCGTGAAGGAATCAGTGTTCCCCTTCCTGAAGCTCCCCGGAGTAGACTCCATCCTCACCCCCGAGATGAAGTCCACCGGAGAGGTCATGGGAATCGATGCCGACTTCGATACCGCCTGCTACAAGGCGTTCGAGGCCGCCGGTTCCCAGCTCCCCCTGGAGGGCGGGGTGTACTTCACCGTCAACGACCAGGACAAGGAGGAGGCCTGCAAGATCGCCAAGGCCCTCCGCGACATGGGCTTCAACATCTATGCGACCAAGGGTACCGCGACCTACTTCAAGGAGCATGGGGTGGGATGCATGGCCGTCTTCAAGCATGACGAGCAGCTCAAGCCCAACGCCACCTCCCTGATGAGGGACAGAGCCATCAACCTGGTCATCAACACCCCCACCAACCACTCCGGTGCCGTGAGGGACGGACACAGGATGAGGAGGCTCGCCGTCGAGCTGGAGATCCCCTACGTCACCACCATCAACGGCGCCAGGATCGCGGCGGGGGCCATCAGGGTCGCCAAGGAGCACGAGATCGGCGTGAAATCCATGCAGGACTTCCACGGCCTCGTCTGA
- a CDS encoding carbamoyl-phosphate synthase small subunit CarA1 has product MVNSPMAKSYLVLEDGTVYEGEPFGYHSEAFGEVVFATGMCGYQESLTDPSYKGQILVMTFPLIGNYGTIDDFHQSASVHARALVCSEYCREPSDMYAGKTIDEFLKDHKVPGISGVDTRDLVIKIRNGGTLKGAITEDRNSIPDLIEKIKASPAPSEGNLVGEVSCKEILEFDSNKEITVGLLDCGEKDGILKELRNRYNVVMFPYDTPADVVTEYRLNGKKIQGVQLSNGPGDPSHPVIQKTTVVTIKNLAQQLPLFGICFGNQLTAIAMGGKTYKMKFGHRGCNQPVMYEGRVYLTSQNHGFAVDEDSLAGTGLIADQFNVNDGTVEGMRHKDLPIYTAQYHPEASPGPQDTTFLFDKFGKVIREGRL; this is encoded by the coding sequence ATGGTTAATTCCCCGATGGCAAAAAGTTACTTGGTCCTCGAGGACGGGACGGTCTACGAAGGAGAACCTTTCGGATATCACTCGGAAGCTTTCGGAGAAGTCGTTTTCGCAACCGGCATGTGCGGTTATCAGGAGAGTCTCACCGACCCTTCGTACAAAGGTCAGATTCTTGTCATGACTTTCCCGCTGATAGGAAACTACGGAACCATCGACGATTTCCATCAATCAGCAAGCGTCCACGCAAGGGCCCTCGTCTGCAGTGAATACTGCAGGGAACCCTCCGACATGTACGCCGGCAAGACCATCGACGAGTTCCTGAAGGACCATAAGGTGCCCGGGATCTCCGGTGTCGACACCAGGGACTTAGTCATCAAGATAAGGAACGGAGGAACCCTCAAAGGAGCCATCACCGAGGACAGAAATTCCATCCCCGACCTCATAGAGAAGATCAAAGCAAGCCCCGCACCGTCCGAGGGCAATCTGGTCGGAGAGGTCAGCTGCAAGGAGATATTGGAATTCGATTCCAACAAGGAGATAACCGTAGGACTCCTCGACTGCGGAGAGAAGGACGGCATCCTGAAGGAGCTCCGCAACAGATACAACGTCGTCATGTTCCCCTACGACACCCCGGCCGATGTCGTCACCGAGTACAGGCTCAACGGAAAGAAGATCCAGGGCGTCCAGTTATCGAACGGGCCCGGAGACCCTTCCCATCCCGTCATCCAGAAGACCACCGTGGTCACTATCAAGAATCTCGCCCAGCAGCTCCCCCTGTTCGGAATCTGCTTCGGGAACCAGCTCACCGCCATCGCCATGGGCGGAAAGACATACAAGATGAAATTCGGACACCGCGGATGCAACCAGCCCGTGATGTACGAGGGAAGAGTGTACCTCACCTCTCAGAACCACGGGTTCGCCGTGGACGAGGACTCCCTCGCAGGAACCGGACTCATCGCAGATCAATTCAATGTCAACGACGGCACCGTGGAGGGCATGAGGCACAAGGACCTTCCGATCTACACCGCACAATATCATCCGGAGGCCTCACCGGGCCCGCAGGACACCACGTTCCTGTTCGACAAATTCGGCAAGGTCATCAGGGAGGGACGCCTGTGA
- a CDS encoding carbamoyl-phosphate synthase large subunit CarB2, whose amino-acid sequence MRKDYKKLMVIGSGPIVIGQAAEFDFSGSQACRSLREEGYKTVLVNSNPATIQTDSETADKVYIEPMNAETVAKIIEKEGVDGVLSGMGGQTGLNICSELAEKGYLEKLHCELVGTQPDAIEKSEDRELFKEAMEAIGEPCPKSKPANSVEEALEAVEYIGRYPVLIRPAFTLGGTGGGIAYNEEELKDICARGLAYSRIHQVLIEESILGWKEIEYEVMRDSKDNCIVICNMENLDAMGIHTGESIVCAPCMTLPEEDLQRFKMASIKIIRALGIEGGCNVQFALDPVSHDYRVIEVNPRVSRSSALASKATGYPIARVTTKISVGYTLDEIPNKITGNTFAAFEPVIDYVVVKIPRWPFDKFRTVDRHLGTQMKSTGEVMAIGRTFEETILKGLRSLEIGVDGLDPVEMTDDELHNEFKHATDRRIFAMGQALRQGWSVEQIAKETSWDAFFVQKLKNIVDMEKRLQTEKLTDDLLKEAKYMGFGDETISRLTNKDLWDIFDQRDKAGIVPIYNKVDTCAGEYEAQVPYYYSTYNGKTTEANAPKKKKRVVIIGGGPIRIGQGIEFDYCCVHGVMSLKEEGYEAIMINNNPETVSTDFDISDRLYFEPLDLEDVLNVIKAEDADGVICQYGGQTSVNLAIDVEKGLKGTKTKILGTTPDQMDVAEDRKRFTDLMRQLGIKQPPSGTAYSFNEAAKIAGDIGYPVLVRPSYVLGGRGMEIVYSEEELKTYMETAVKVSRNHPVLIDKYLTEAIEIDVDSICDGEDVYIGGIMEHVEYAGCHSGDATMVLPPFSLPQKTIDEIVDLNTRLALALKTIGLMNLQLAYKDGEIWMIEANPRASRTVPFISKATGIPLAKIGVKVMLGKKLKDFGLKGYRSIDHYAIKASVFPFLKLPGVDSILTPEMKSTGEVMGIDADFDTACYKAFTAAGQILPTMGGVYFTVNDHDKPEAVKIAKSLKDMGFTIYATKGTATYFKEHGVDTTAVFKNDEQLKPNATSLMRDGAINLVINTPTNHSGAVRDGHRMRRLAVELEIPFLTTINGAKIAVGAIGVARKNQMGVKSMQDFHTLVR is encoded by the coding sequence ATGAGGAAAGATTACAAGAAACTCATGGTCATCGGTTCCGGTCCGATCGTCATCGGACAGGCCGCCGAATTCGACTTCTCTGGTTCCCAGGCATGCAGGTCCCTCCGCGAGGAAGGCTACAAGACCGTCCTGGTGAACTCCAACCCCGCCACCATTCAGACCGACTCCGAGACCGCGGACAAGGTGTACATCGAGCCCATGAACGCGGAGACCGTCGCCAAGATCATCGAGAAGGAGGGAGTCGACGGAGTCCTCTCCGGAATGGGTGGTCAGACCGGACTCAACATCTGCTCCGAACTCGCCGAGAAGGGCTACCTCGAGAAGCTCCACTGCGAGCTCGTCGGTACCCAGCCCGATGCGATCGAGAAATCCGAGGACAGGGAGCTGTTCAAAGAAGCCATGGAAGCCATCGGCGAACCCTGCCCCAAGTCCAAGCCCGCCAACTCCGTGGAGGAGGCACTCGAAGCTGTCGAATACATCGGAAGGTACCCTGTCCTCATCAGGCCTGCCTTCACCCTCGGAGGTACCGGAGGAGGTATCGCATACAACGAGGAAGAGCTCAAGGACATATGTGCCAGAGGTCTCGCCTACAGCCGTATCCACCAGGTCCTCATCGAGGAGTCCATCCTCGGATGGAAGGAGATTGAGTACGAGGTTATGAGGGACAGCAAGGACAACTGCATCGTGATCTGCAACATGGAGAACCTCGACGCCATGGGTATCCACACCGGAGAGTCCATCGTCTGCGCACCCTGCATGACCCTCCCCGAGGAGGATCTCCAGAGGTTCAAGATGGCCTCCATCAAGATCATCCGCGCCCTCGGAATCGAGGGAGGATGCAACGTGCAGTTCGCACTCGACCCCGTCTCCCATGACTACCGTGTCATCGAGGTCAACCCCCGTGTCTCCAGGTCTTCCGCATTGGCCTCCAAAGCCACCGGATACCCCATCGCCAGGGTCACCACCAAGATCTCCGTCGGATACACCCTCGACGAGATTCCCAACAAGATTACCGGCAACACCTTCGCCGCCTTCGAGCCTGTCATCGACTATGTCGTAGTCAAAATACCCAGGTGGCCCTTCGATAAGTTCAGGACCGTCGACAGGCACCTCGGAACCCAGATGAAATCCACCGGAGAGGTCATGGCCATCGGCAGGACCTTCGAGGAGACCATCCTGAAGGGACTCAGGTCCCTCGAAATCGGAGTCGACGGACTCGACCCCGTCGAGATGACCGACGACGAGCTCCACAACGAGTTCAAGCACGCCACCGACAGACGTATCTTCGCCATGGGACAGGCCCTCAGGCAGGGCTGGTCCGTGGAGCAGATCGCCAAGGAGACCTCCTGGGATGCATTCTTCGTGCAGAAGCTCAAGAACATCGTCGACATGGAGAAGAGGCTCCAGACCGAGAAGCTCACCGACGACCTCCTGAAGGAGGCCAAGTACATGGGCTTCGGCGACGAGACCATCTCCAGGCTCACCAACAAGGACCTCTGGGACATATTCGACCAGAGGGACAAGGCAGGCATCGTCCCCATCTACAACAAGGTCGACACCTGCGCCGGAGAGTACGAGGCACAGGTCCCCTATTACTATTCCACTTACAACGGAAAGACCACCGAGGCCAACGCCCCCAAGAAGAAGAAACGCGTGGTCATCATCGGAGGTGGACCCATCAGGATCGGACAGGGAATCGAGTTCGACTACTGCTGCGTCCACGGTGTCATGTCCCTGAAGGAAGAGGGATATGAGGCAATCATGATCAACAACAACCCCGAGACCGTCTCCACCGACTTCGACATCTCCGACAGGCTGTACTTCGAGCCTCTTGACTTGGAGGATGTATTGAACGTCATCAAGGCAGAGGATGCCGACGGTGTCATCTGCCAGTACGGAGGACAAACCTCGGTCAACCTCGCCATCGATGTGGAGAAGGGACTCAAGGGAACCAAGACCAAGATCCTCGGAACCACCCCCGACCAGATGGACGTGGCAGAGGACAGGAAGAGATTCACCGACCTCATGAGGCAGCTCGGAATCAAGCAGCCCCCGTCCGGAACCGCCTACTCCTTCAATGAGGCGGCCAAGATCGCCGGCGACATCGGATACCCCGTCCTCGTCAGGCCTTCCTACGTTCTCGGCGGACGCGGAATGGAAATCGTCTATTCCGAGGAGGAACTCAAGACCTACATGGAGACCGCAGTCAAGGTCTCCAGGAACCACCCTGTCCTGATTGACAAATACCTCACCGAGGCCATAGAGATCGATGTCGACTCCATCTGCGATGGTGAAGACGTCTACATCGGCGGAATCATGGAGCACGTGGAGTACGCAGGATGCCACTCCGGAGACGCCACCATGGTGCTGCCTCCCTTCTCCCTGCCCCAGAAGACCATCGACGAGATTGTTGATCTCAACACCCGTCTGGCACTAGCGCTCAAGACCATCGGTCTCATGAACCTGCAGCTCGCATACAAGGACGGAGAGATCTGGATGATCGAGGCGAACCCCAGGGCTTCCAGGACCGTTCCCTTCATCTCCAAGGCAACCGGCATCCCCCTCGCCAAGATCGGTGTCAAGGTCATGCTCGGCAAGAAGCTGAAGGACTTCGGACTCAAGGGCTACAGGTCCATCGACCACTACGCCATCAAAGCGTCTGTCTTCCCCTTCCTCAAACTGCCCGGAGTCGACTCCATCCTCACTCCTGAGATGAAATCCACCGGAGAAGTCATGGGGATCGATGCCGACTTCGACACCGCCTGCTACAAAGCATTCACCGCAGCAGGTCAGATCCTCCCCACCATGGGCGGAGTCTACTTCACGGTGAACGACCACGACAAGCCCGAGGCAGTGAAGATCGCAAAATCCCTGAAGGACATGGGATTCACCATCTACGCCACCAAGGGAACCGCGACCTACTTCAAGGAGCACGGGGTCGACACCACTGCGGTCTTCAAGAACGACGAGCAGCTCAAGCCCAACGCCACCTCTCTGATGAGGGACGGTGCCATCAACCTGGTCATCAACACCCCCACCAACCACTCCGGAGCCGTGAGGGACGGACACAGGATGAGGAGGCTTGCAGTCGAACTGGAGATCCCCTTCCTGACCACCATCAACGGCGCCAAGATCGCCGTCGGAGCGATCGGCGTCGCCAGGAAGAACCAGATGGGTGTCAAGTCCATGCAGGACTTCCACACCCTGGTCCGCTAA
- a CDS encoding carbamoyl-phosphate synthase small subunit CarA2: MAKNYLVLDDGTVYEGTSFGYETEAFGEVVFTTEECGYQKSLTDPSYKGNIVVMTFPLIGNYLIHDEWFQSDKVQASAVICKEYCTSPSTMYPGKTFDQFLKDHKIPGITGVDTRDITLKIRDNGVMMGAVTQDEKAIPEIVKKLKKMPRPDESNLVAEVSRKSVKEFDEGKEDTVALLDFGETEATVRALRMRFNVVAFPYDTDADTIINYKLNGKNIKGVHLSNGPGNPAHPAITEKVIPNVRKLAEKLPVFGIGLGCQLIALAFGGKTYKMKFGHHGANEPVLYENRTYITWQNHNYAVDEKSLEGTGLVADQFNVNDKSVEGVRHTKLPVFAAQYQPETTAETWETSILFDRFAKAVKEGRI; the protein is encoded by the coding sequence ATGGCAAAAAATTACTTAGTCCTTGACGACGGGACCGTATACGAAGGTACCTCCTTCGGATACGAGACCGAAGCTTTCGGCGAGGTCGTTTTCACGACTGAAGAATGCGGTTATCAGAAGAGTCTCACCGACCCTTCATACAAAGGGAACATCGTGGTCATGACCTTCCCCCTTATCGGGAACTACCTCATCCACGACGAATGGTTCCAATCCGACAAAGTGCAAGCATCCGCAGTTATCTGCAAGGAATACTGCACCTCACCTTCCACCATGTACCCCGGCAAGACCTTCGACCAGTTCCTGAAGGACCACAAGATCCCCGGCATCACCGGCGTGGACACCAGGGACATCACCCTGAAGATCAGGGACAACGGAGTCATGATGGGTGCCGTCACCCAGGACGAGAAGGCTATCCCGGAGATAGTCAAGAAGCTCAAGAAGATGCCCCGTCCCGACGAGAGCAACCTCGTAGCGGAGGTCAGCCGCAAATCCGTCAAAGAATTCGACGAGGGCAAGGAAGACACTGTCGCCCTGCTCGACTTCGGAGAGACCGAGGCCACCGTCAGGGCGCTCCGCATGAGGTTCAACGTCGTGGCATTCCCCTACGACACCGATGCGGACACCATCATCAATTACAAGCTCAACGGCAAGAACATCAAGGGCGTGCACCTCTCCAACGGGCCCGGAAACCCCGCCCACCCTGCCATCACGGAGAAGGTCATCCCCAACGTCAGGAAGCTTGCCGAGAAACTCCCCGTGTTCGGAATCGGACTCGGCTGCCAACTCATCGCCCTCGCATTCGGCGGTAAGACCTACAAGATGAAATTCGGACACCACGGTGCCAACGAACCCGTGCTGTACGAGAACAGGACCTACATCACCTGGCAGAACCACAACTATGCCGTCGACGAGAAGTCTCTCGAAGGAACCGGACTCGTCGCCGACCAGTTCAATGTCAACGACAAGAGCGTCGAGGGCGTGAGGCACACCAAACTGCCCGTCTTCGCCGCCCAGTACCAGCCCGAGACCACCGCCGAGACCTGGGAGACCTCGATACTCTTCGACAGGTTCGCCAAAGCAGTGAAGGAGGGACGCATATGA